The Chrysiogenes arsenatis DSM 11915 genome segment TCTGCCCACATCAACCAGAACGAACACGCAGGTTCGCCCCTACAAGAAAACCAAAAACATCGCGTAAAAATCAAATCCACCGTAGGGGCAGACCTATGTGTCTGCCCACATCAATCAGAACGAACACGCAGGTTCACCCCCACAAGAAAACCAAAAACATCGCGCGCAAATCAAATCCGCTGTAGGGGCAGACCTATGTGTCTGCCCACATCAATCAGAACGAACACGCAGGTTCACCCCCACATTTATTCGCACACGAACAATGTATCTTCTTTCCATCGCGCAGGATTATTTTCGATATATTCACCGATTTTCACGTATTCGGCTTCGTCGCGGATAATCCGTTCCCAATAATTTCGTTGCCATAATTTACGACGAAACGGTTCCCATCCGCCATATTTTACTTGGCGTATGTATTCATTGGTGGTCATGGTCTTATACCATTGGACAACCGTCGATAGGCTCAACGGTTTCTCGCCTTTTAACGGAACCCGCTGATTTACGACTATAAAATGGATATGATTGGGCATACAGACAAATTGTTCTGCCATAAGGTCAGGAAACTTCTTCTCCATTTCATAAAACCATCGTTCTGTCATACATCCAGCCTCGCTCAGGTGCATGGTGCCCTCTGCAATTTTGCCGAACAGACACGCTCGTTCTTGGACGCAAATGGTTACGAAATAAGCTCCCGTCTGATTGTAATCGTATCCTTGCAAACGGAGAGAAACACGCCGATTGCCCTCCATGCTCACCGCTCCAACGTGAATGTCAGCGGAACAAGCATCCGCACGGCGACGGTATTGCCATCTTTCGTTGCTGCTGCAAACTTCCATTGCATCAATGCGGCCACTACGGCAGCTTCAAAAATGTTTGGCGGATTGGCTTTTATAATTCGAAGATCACGTACACTGCCATCCACGTCAAGGGTAAATGTTGCGAGCACTTCCCCTTCAATCCTATTTTCAAAGGCATAACGCGGATATTCCGGCACCACCCGCGAGAGTAAGCGCGGTTTACCGTCAACATCCTTCAAATCAAACACGGTACTTTCCACAGCTACGGGCGGCGATGCGGGCACATTGATTGGCACTGGCACGGTTGACGGCACAACATCCCCTTGCGGCTCATGCACTGGCAGAGCATTGTGTGCAGAGAGTGTTGGCGCTTGCACAGGCAGAGGTTCCGCGGTGCGTCCCGATTTGGGCGGAGCCGCTTTCTGCCATGTCGGCAACTGGGGT includes the following:
- a CDS encoding transposase, with product MEGNRRVSLRLQGYDYNQTGAYFVTICVQERACLFGKIAEGTMHLSEAGCMTERWFYEMEKKFPDLMAEQFVCMPNHIHFIVVNQRVPLKGEKPLSLSTVVQWYKTMTTNEYIRQVKYGGWEPFRRKLWQRNYWERIIRDEAEYVKIGEYIENNPARWKEDTLFVCE
- a CDS encoding energy transducer TonB; translation: MKGTVRQLPYMAAKACLALLLTTLLFCLFLHFNQRTEIASPVEKGVAMVLLPLQPAEPLPPAFTVPELPVAPQLPTWQKAAPPKSGRTAEPLPVQAPTLSAHNALPVHEPQGDVVPSTVPVPINVPASPPVAVESTVFDLKDVDGKPRLLSRVVPEYPRYAFENRIEGEVLATFTLDVDGSVRDLRIIKANPPNIFEAAVVAALMQWKFAAATKDGNTVAVRMLVPLTFTLER